From Amycolatopsis sp. YIM 10, the proteins below share one genomic window:
- a CDS encoding crotonase/enoyl-CoA hydratase family protein, whose product MTETPHALVEQRGHTLVVTMNRPAARNAITGEMMAIMTEAWDRVDADESIRCCVLTGAGNAFCAGADLKSMARNSPGDAYQRGTWDPSRIPGLLKGRRLSKPLIAAVEGPAIAGGTEILQATDIRIAGESAKFGVSEARWGLFPMGGSAVRLPRQIPYTVAAEILLTGRHLKAAEAKEIGLIGRVVPDGTALEAALETADVIAANGPLAVQAILRTIRDTEGMPEEEAFKIESQLGAAVFTSEDAKEGPRAFAEKRRPEFKGR is encoded by the coding sequence ATGACCGAGACCCCCCACGCACTGGTCGAGCAGCGCGGCCACACCCTGGTCGTCACGATGAACCGCCCCGCCGCGCGCAACGCGATCACCGGCGAAATGATGGCGATCATGACCGAGGCCTGGGACCGGGTCGACGCCGACGAGAGCATCCGCTGCTGTGTGCTGACCGGGGCCGGTAACGCGTTCTGCGCCGGCGCGGACCTCAAGTCGATGGCGCGCAACTCCCCCGGTGACGCCTACCAGCGCGGCACCTGGGACCCGAGCCGGATCCCCGGCCTGCTCAAGGGGCGGCGGCTGAGCAAGCCGCTGATCGCCGCGGTGGAGGGGCCCGCCATCGCGGGCGGGACCGAGATCCTGCAGGCCACCGACATCCGGATCGCCGGGGAGAGCGCGAAGTTCGGCGTGTCCGAGGCACGCTGGGGCCTGTTCCCGATGGGCGGCTCGGCGGTCCGGCTGCCGCGGCAGATCCCGTACACCGTGGCCGCGGAAATCCTGCTGACCGGGCGTCACCTGAAGGCGGCTGAAGCCAAGGAAATCGGGCTGATCGGGCGCGTGGTGCCGGACGGGACCGCGCTGGAGGCGGCGCTGGAGACGGCCGACGTGATCGCGGCGAACGGGCCGCTCGCGGTGCAGGCCATCCTTCGCACCATCCGCGACACCGAGGGCATGCCGGAGGAAGAGGCGTTCAAGATCGAGTCCCAGCTCGGGGCGGCGGTCTTCACCAGCGAGGACGCCAAGGAGGGCCCGCGGGCCTTCGCCGAGAAGCGGCGCCCGGAGTTCAAGGGCCGCTGA
- a CDS encoding methyltransferase produces the protein MLSEPPASAFLADDTLRADIALRHFRRGRPVLWQGDFHGARQLLQALGRRTSSVPLLKMLLIPLEADYTVPLRRAPDVRSACLEAFGPATGPTAVPLRELLGVIGAHEWRVKGIEVPALGAKIHPHYGVFAPIRQEYLDLVVQAPVPEKFTAFDIGTGTGVLAALLARRGATKVVATDVNPRACACARENLERLGHDVEVLECDLFPPGRADLVVCNPPWVPGRAHSELELAIFDTDMLDRFLARLPDHLTPGGEGWLVLSDLAEHLGLRTREELQQRIDQAGLRVVDRLDTRPRHKRARADEITSLWRLQIARSRPAQ, from the coding sequence GTGCTTTCCGAACCTCCCGCGAGCGCCTTCCTCGCGGACGACACCCTGCGCGCCGACATCGCGCTACGCCACTTCCGCCGCGGCCGCCCGGTGCTGTGGCAAGGCGATTTTCACGGCGCCCGCCAGCTGCTGCAGGCGCTCGGCCGCCGCACGAGCAGTGTGCCGTTGCTGAAAATGCTGCTCATCCCGCTCGAAGCCGACTACACCGTGCCGCTGCGCCGCGCCCCGGATGTGCGTTCGGCGTGCCTGGAAGCGTTCGGCCCGGCAACCGGGCCGACGGCGGTGCCTCTGCGTGAGCTGCTCGGGGTCATCGGCGCGCACGAATGGCGGGTCAAGGGCATCGAGGTCCCGGCTCTGGGCGCGAAGATCCATCCGCACTACGGGGTTTTCGCGCCGATCCGCCAGGAGTACCTGGACCTGGTCGTCCAGGCACCCGTTCCGGAGAAGTTCACCGCGTTCGACATCGGCACCGGTACCGGCGTGCTCGCCGCGCTCCTCGCCCGCCGGGGTGCCACGAAGGTCGTCGCCACCGACGTCAACCCGCGTGCCTGCGCGTGCGCCCGCGAGAACCTCGAACGCCTCGGCCACGACGTCGAAGTGCTGGAGTGCGATCTTTTCCCACCGGGACGAGCGGACCTGGTCGTGTGCAATCCACCGTGGGTGCCCGGCCGCGCGCATTCCGAGCTGGAGCTGGCGATCTTCGACACCGACATGCTCGACCGGTTCCTCGCCCGGCTCCCGGACCACCTGACCCCGGGCGGCGAGGGCTGGCTCGTCCTCTCCGACCTGGCCGAGCACCTCGGCCTGCGAACGCGCGAGGAACTACAGCAACGCATCGATCAGGCGGGCCTGCGCGTGGTGGACCGGCTGGACACCCGGCCCAGGCACAAAAGAGCCCGCGCGGACGAGATCACCTCGCTCTGGCGGCTTCAGATCGCGCGCTCGCGACCGGCCCAGTAG
- a CDS encoding thiolase domain-containing protein → MTTQSKQLAAVLGTGQTHHRAKRTDVSMPGLLREAIDRAMTDAEVGWDDIDAVVLGKAPDLFEGVMMPELFLADSLGANGKPLLRVHTAGSVGGSTALVAASLVQSGVHRRVLTVAFEKQSESNAMWGLSIVPPFQMPVGAGAGGYFAPHVRSYIRRSGAPEVVGAMVAAKDRRNGALNPHAHLRQPDITVESVRASKMLWDPIRYDETCPSSDGACAMVIGDEAAGDAVPGGAAWIHATAMRTEPTTFAGRDQVSPQAGRDAAAALWRDAGITDPLSEVDAAEIYVPFSWFEPMWLENLGFAEAGAGWKLTEAGETAIGGRLPVNPSGGVLSSNPIGASGMLRFAEAARQVMGRAGDHQVDGARIALGHAYGGGSQYFSMWVVGSRKPG, encoded by the coding sequence ATGACCACCCAGTCCAAGCAACTGGCCGCGGTGCTCGGCACCGGGCAGACGCACCACCGCGCCAAGCGCACCGACGTGTCCATGCCCGGCCTGCTGCGCGAGGCGATCGACCGCGCGATGACCGACGCCGAGGTCGGCTGGGACGACATCGACGCGGTGGTGCTGGGCAAGGCCCCGGACCTGTTCGAGGGCGTGATGATGCCCGAGCTGTTCCTGGCCGACTCGCTCGGCGCGAACGGCAAGCCACTGCTGCGCGTGCACACCGCCGGCTCGGTGGGTGGTTCGACCGCACTGGTGGCCGCCAGCCTGGTGCAGTCGGGCGTGCACCGGCGGGTGCTCACCGTGGCCTTCGAGAAGCAGTCCGAGTCCAACGCGATGTGGGGACTGTCCATCGTGCCGCCGTTCCAGATGCCGGTGGGCGCCGGGGCGGGCGGGTACTTCGCGCCGCACGTGCGCTCCTACATCCGGCGGTCCGGCGCGCCGGAGGTGGTCGGCGCGATGGTGGCGGCGAAGGACCGCCGCAACGGCGCGCTCAACCCGCACGCGCACCTGCGGCAGCCGGACATCACGGTGGAATCGGTGCGGGCGTCGAAGATGCTGTGGGACCCGATCCGCTACGACGAGACCTGCCCGTCCTCCGACGGTGCCTGCGCCATGGTGATCGGCGACGAGGCCGCCGGGGACGCGGTGCCCGGTGGCGCCGCCTGGATCCACGCGACCGCGATGCGCACCGAGCCGACCACCTTCGCCGGCCGCGACCAGGTCAGCCCGCAGGCGGGCCGGGACGCGGCGGCGGCGCTGTGGCGCGACGCGGGCATCACCGACCCACTGTCTGAAGTGGACGCCGCGGAGATCTACGTGCCGTTCTCCTGGTTCGAGCCGATGTGGCTGGAGAACCTGGGCTTCGCCGAAGCCGGGGCTGGCTGGAAGCTGACCGAGGCCGGGGAAACCGCGATCGGTGGCCGGTTGCCGGTGAACCCCTCCGGTGGGGTCCTTTCGTCCAACCCGATCGGCGCGTCGGGCATGCTGCGCTTCGCCGAAGCGGCCCGCCAGGTGATGGGCCGGGCCGGGGACCACCAGGTCGACGGCGCGCGGATCGCACTCGGCCACGCCTACGGCGGCGGCTCGCAATATTTCTCCATGTGGGTGGTGGGCTCGCGCAAACCGGGGTGA
- a CDS encoding Zn-ribbon domain-containing OB-fold protein yields MNIGFDYTRSVGPVLGRFVNGLAAHRIEGVRGSDGRVHVPPVEYDPQTAEALTEFVEVGTEGTVKSWTWMAEPLDGQPLSRPFAWALIQLDGADTAMLHAVDVPGPEHMSTGMRVAVRWAGKTVGHIRDIAYFRPVETEEPDAGPTADPPPVAEREEGDPVSVVITPVHLKYRHSASPEESRYLRGLAQGKLLGQRCPVCHKVYLPPRGACPTDGVPTTDEVELPDTGIITTFCVVNVPFLGQRIKPPYVTAYILIDGADIAFLHLILGCDAADVRMGMRVRASWRPREEWTTSLENIAHFEPTGEPDAPYESFAHHL; encoded by the coding sequence ATGAACATCGGGTTCGACTACACCCGTTCGGTCGGCCCGGTACTGGGCAGGTTCGTCAACGGTCTCGCCGCACACCGGATCGAAGGTGTCCGGGGCAGCGACGGCCGCGTCCACGTGCCGCCGGTCGAGTACGACCCGCAGACCGCCGAAGCGCTGACCGAGTTCGTCGAGGTCGGCACCGAAGGCACGGTCAAGTCGTGGACCTGGATGGCCGAACCGCTGGACGGGCAGCCGTTGTCGCGCCCGTTCGCGTGGGCGCTGATCCAGCTCGACGGCGCCGACACCGCGATGCTGCACGCGGTGGACGTGCCCGGCCCGGAGCACATGAGCACCGGGATGCGGGTGGCGGTCCGCTGGGCCGGCAAAACCGTCGGGCACATCCGCGACATCGCCTACTTCCGCCCCGTCGAAACCGAGGAGCCCGACGCCGGGCCGACGGCCGATCCGCCGCCGGTGGCCGAGCGCGAGGAGGGCGATCCGGTCAGCGTGGTGATCACGCCGGTGCACCTGAAATACCGGCATTCCGCCTCCCCGGAGGAAAGCCGGTACCTGCGCGGACTGGCGCAGGGCAAGCTGCTCGGCCAGCGCTGCCCGGTGTGCCACAAGGTCTACCTGCCCCCGCGCGGTGCCTGCCCGACCGACGGCGTGCCGACCACCGACGAGGTGGAACTGCCCGACACCGGCATCATCACCACCTTCTGCGTGGTGAACGTGCCGTTCCTCGGCCAGCGCATCAAACCGCCGTACGTCACCGCCTACATCCTCATCGACGGCGCCGACATCGCCTTCCTGCACCTGATCCTCGGCTGCGACGCGGCCGACGTGCGGATGGGCATGCGCGTGCGCGCGTCGTGGCGGCCACGCGAGGAGTGGACCACCTCGCTGGAGAACATCGCGCACTTCGAGCCGACCGGGGAACCGGACGCGCCGTACGAATCCTTCGCCCACCACCTGTAG
- a CDS encoding acyl-CoA synthetase: MALNIADLLEHAVDAVPDRTAVICGDRQVTFAELEARANRLAHHLAGRGVGRNSHIGVYSRNSIEALEAMIAAYKLRAIAVNVNYRYVHSELKYLFDNADLVALVHERRYAGKVAAVLPECPKLEHVVVIEDGTDADFSSYGGVPYETALAENSPERDFGERSADDLYILYTGGTTGYPKGVLWRHEDIWRALGGGINFVTGEYVKDEWQLAEEGKASSLVRFPVAPLIHGAAQWAAFGALFTGSPVVFVVQFDPHEVWKAVQRHRVQVLTIVGDAMARPLIEAYRDGDYDASSLVALSSHAALFSQSVKQQFLDTFPNLVVTDAIGSSESGFTGIGMVAKGSDHSAGPRVNFGSQAVLLDDDNQVIDPQPGAVGRIARRAHVPIGYYNDPEKTRTIFTEIDGTRYVIPGDYARYEGDGTVTLLGRGSQCVNTGGEKVYPEEVEGALKSHPDVFDALVIGVPDDRLGQRVAAVVQVRPGRTLDLAALETHIRQEVAGYKVPRTVWLAEEIGRTPTGKPDYQWAQKYAAEHEPATGLVAGQAG; encoded by the coding sequence GTGGCACTCAACATCGCAGATCTGCTCGAGCACGCCGTCGACGCCGTGCCGGACCGCACCGCGGTCATCTGCGGCGATCGGCAGGTCACCTTCGCCGAACTAGAGGCGCGCGCCAACCGGCTGGCGCACCACCTCGCCGGGCGTGGTGTGGGGAGAAATTCCCATATCGGCGTCTATTCACGAAACTCCATCGAGGCACTCGAGGCGATGATCGCCGCGTACAAACTGCGCGCGATCGCGGTCAACGTCAACTACCGCTATGTCCACAGTGAACTGAAGTACCTGTTCGACAACGCCGACCTGGTGGCGCTCGTACACGAACGGCGGTATGCGGGCAAAGTTGCGGCCGTACTGCCGGAATGTCCCAAACTGGAACACGTTGTTGTGATCGAAGACGGCACAGACGCCGATTTCTCTTCCTACGGCGGCGTTCCCTACGAGACCGCGCTCGCGGAGAACTCACCGGAGCGCGACTTCGGCGAGCGCAGTGCCGACGACCTCTACATCCTCTACACCGGCGGCACCACCGGCTATCCCAAGGGCGTGCTGTGGCGCCACGAGGACATCTGGCGCGCGCTCGGCGGCGGCATCAACTTCGTCACCGGCGAGTACGTCAAGGACGAGTGGCAGCTCGCCGAAGAGGGCAAGGCGAGCAGCCTGGTGCGCTTCCCGGTGGCCCCGCTGATCCACGGTGCCGCGCAGTGGGCCGCGTTCGGCGCGTTGTTCACCGGCAGTCCGGTGGTCTTCGTGGTGCAGTTCGACCCGCACGAGGTCTGGAAGGCGGTGCAGCGCCACCGCGTCCAGGTGCTCACCATCGTCGGTGACGCGATGGCCCGGCCGCTGATCGAGGCCTACCGGGACGGCGACTACGACGCCTCATCGCTGGTGGCCCTGTCCAGCCACGCGGCGTTGTTCTCCCAGAGCGTCAAGCAGCAGTTCCTGGACACCTTCCCGAACCTGGTGGTCACCGACGCGATCGGCTCGTCGGAGAGCGGGTTCACCGGCATCGGCATGGTGGCAAAGGGCAGCGACCACAGTGCCGGCCCGCGGGTGAACTTCGGCAGCCAGGCCGTCCTGCTCGACGACGACAACCAGGTGATCGACCCGCAACCGGGCGCGGTCGGCCGGATCGCGCGGCGCGCGCACGTGCCGATCGGCTACTACAACGATCCCGAGAAGACCCGGACGATCTTCACCGAGATCGACGGCACCCGGTACGTCATCCCCGGCGACTACGCGCGCTACGAGGGCGACGGCACGGTGACCCTGCTCGGCCGGGGTTCGCAGTGCGTGAACACCGGTGGCGAGAAGGTCTACCCGGAGGAGGTCGAGGGCGCGCTGAAGTCGCACCCCGACGTCTTCGACGCACTGGTCATCGGCGTGCCGGACGACCGGCTCGGCCAGCGGGTGGCCGCGGTGGTGCAGGTGCGGCCCGGCCGCACGCTGGACCTGGCCGCGCTGGAGACGCACATCCGGCAGGAGGTCGCCGGGTACAAGGTGCCGCGCACGGTGTGGCTGGCCGAGGAGATCGGGCGCACGCCGACCGGCAAGCCCGACTACCAGTGGGCCCAGAAGTACGCGGCGGAACACGAACCGGCTACCGGGCTGGTAGCAGGACAGGCGGGCTGA
- a CDS encoding acyl-CoA synthetase, whose product MSLGLWTIAAAEADRTAVIEPDGTEVTYGELAAKANAYANGLRELGLGTGDVIVVLQPNGAELVAAHFAAIQTGLYIVVVNWHLVGPEVAYILNDSGAKAFLAHERFADVAVAAADEAGIPAEARFAVGSVKGFRAIDELAGSTERPEPRTSGSPMLYTSGTTGRPKGVRRPLTGADPDQVPAASTWFFGIFGLKPGDGHVHLCGSPLYHTAVLNFVAISLQLGHSAVLMDRWDPAEMLRLIERYRVTHSHMVPTQFRRLLALPDRERYDVSSLRCMIHGAAPCPPEVKRQMLDWWGPVVTEYYAATEGGGTAINGEEWLRKPGSVGRPWPGSTIKVLDEDGKELPAGEIGTVYMRMGDSKFEYHKDKEKTERARVGDLFTLGDVGHLDEDGYLYLHDRRNDMIISGGVNIYPAEIEGELVMHPKVADVAVFGVPHDDWGEEIKAVVQPAEGVSGDSALTTELLEFAASRLAKFKLPKSVDYLPELPRDPNGKLYKRKLRDPYWAGRERAI is encoded by the coding sequence ATGAGCCTGGGCCTGTGGACTATCGCCGCCGCCGAAGCCGACCGCACGGCGGTGATCGAACCGGACGGTACCGAGGTCACCTACGGCGAGCTGGCCGCCAAGGCCAACGCCTACGCGAACGGCCTGCGTGAACTGGGGCTCGGCACCGGCGACGTGATCGTCGTGCTGCAGCCCAACGGGGCCGAGCTGGTGGCCGCCCACTTCGCCGCGATCCAGACCGGCCTGTACATCGTGGTGGTGAACTGGCACCTGGTCGGTCCCGAGGTCGCCTACATCCTCAACGACAGCGGCGCCAAGGCGTTCCTCGCGCACGAGCGGTTCGCCGACGTCGCGGTGGCGGCAGCCGACGAAGCGGGCATTCCCGCCGAAGCGCGTTTCGCGGTCGGTTCGGTCAAGGGCTTCCGCGCGATCGACGAGCTGGCCGGGTCGACCGAACGGCCCGAGCCGCGCACCTCCGGCTCGCCGATGCTCTACACCTCCGGCACCACCGGGCGGCCCAAGGGCGTGCGCCGTCCCCTGACCGGCGCCGACCCCGACCAGGTGCCCGCCGCCTCCACCTGGTTCTTCGGCATCTTCGGGCTGAAACCCGGTGACGGGCACGTGCACCTGTGCGGTTCGCCGCTGTACCACACCGCGGTGCTCAACTTCGTGGCGATCTCCTTGCAGCTGGGCCATTCCGCGGTGCTGATGGACCGCTGGGACCCGGCCGAGATGCTGCGCCTGATCGAGCGGTACCGGGTGACGCACAGCCACATGGTGCCGACCCAGTTCCGGCGGCTGCTCGCCCTGCCGGACCGTGAGCGCTACGACGTCTCGTCGCTGCGGTGCATGATCCACGGCGCGGCCCCGTGCCCGCCGGAGGTCAAGCGGCAGATGCTGGACTGGTGGGGCCCGGTGGTCACCGAGTACTACGCGGCCACCGAGGGCGGCGGCACCGCGATCAACGGCGAGGAATGGCTGCGCAAGCCGGGTTCGGTGGGCAGGCCGTGGCCGGGTTCGACGATCAAGGTGCTCGACGAGGACGGCAAGGAGCTGCCCGCCGGCGAGATCGGCACCGTCTACATGCGCATGGGCGACTCGAAGTTCGAGTACCACAAGGACAAGGAGAAGACCGAGCGCGCGCGGGTCGGCGACCTGTTCACCCTCGGCGACGTCGGGCACCTCGACGAGGACGGGTACCTGTACCTGCACGACCGGCGCAACGACATGATCATCTCCGGTGGGGTGAACATCTACCCGGCCGAGATCGAGGGCGAGCTGGTGATGCACCCGAAGGTGGCCGACGTGGCCGTGTTCGGCGTGCCGCACGACGACTGGGGTGAGGAGATCAAAGCCGTCGTGCAGCCCGCCGAAGGCGTCTCCGGCGACTCGGCGCTGACCACCGAGCTGCTGGAGTTCGCCGCTTCCCGGCTGGCGAAGTTCAAGCTGCCGAAGAGCGTGGATTACCTGCCGGAGTTGCCGCGCGACCCGAACGGCAAGCTGTACAAGCGAAAGCTGCGCGATCCCTACTGGGCCGGTCGCGAGCGCGCGATCTGA
- a CDS encoding nitronate monooxygenase family protein, which yields MHTELCDTFGIEHPIVAFTPSEHVAAAVTNAGGLGVLGCVRFNDAGELDRVLDWMDANTGGRPYGVDIVMPAKIPDEGSSVDLGKLIPPEHREFVDRTLAQLGVPELPGGADEREGVLGWLHSVARSHVEVALKHPIKLIANALGSPPVDVIEQVHQHGVPVAALAGKAEHAVRHVDNGVDIVVAQGYEAGGHTGEIASMVLLPEIADAVGDRVPVLAAGGIGSGRQVAAALALGASGVWTGSIWLTTEEYLQTMAESEAMQRALLDAKSSDTVRTRIYTGKPARLLKTRWTEAWAAEDAPAPLPMPLQNLLVSHAHNRIHAAGDPSVVSMPVGQIVGRMNQVRPVAEIIDELVRDYAAALSRLDKTR from the coding sequence ATGCACACGGAACTCTGCGACACCTTCGGCATCGAGCACCCGATCGTGGCGTTCACCCCGTCGGAGCACGTGGCCGCCGCGGTGACCAACGCGGGCGGGCTCGGGGTGCTGGGCTGCGTCCGGTTCAACGACGCCGGCGAGCTGGACCGCGTGCTCGACTGGATGGACGCCAACACCGGTGGCCGCCCGTACGGGGTGGACATCGTGATGCCGGCGAAGATCCCGGACGAGGGCAGCTCGGTCGACCTCGGCAAGCTCATCCCGCCGGAGCACCGCGAGTTCGTCGACCGCACGCTGGCGCAGCTCGGGGTGCCCGAGCTGCCCGGTGGCGCGGACGAGCGCGAGGGCGTGCTCGGCTGGCTGCACTCGGTGGCCCGGTCGCACGTCGAGGTGGCGCTGAAGCACCCGATCAAGCTGATCGCCAACGCGCTCGGCTCGCCTCCGGTGGACGTGATCGAGCAGGTGCACCAGCACGGGGTGCCGGTGGCGGCGCTGGCGGGCAAGGCCGAGCACGCGGTGCGGCACGTCGACAACGGCGTGGACATCGTGGTGGCGCAGGGCTACGAAGCGGGCGGGCACACCGGGGAGATCGCCTCGATGGTGTTGCTGCCGGAGATCGCCGACGCGGTCGGTGACCGGGTGCCGGTGCTGGCCGCCGGTGGCATCGGTTCCGGGCGGCAGGTGGCCGCGGCACTGGCGCTGGGCGCGTCCGGGGTGTGGACCGGCTCGATCTGGCTCACCACCGAGGAATACCTCCAGACCATGGCGGAATCCGAAGCCATGCAACGGGCGCTTCTCGACGCGAAGTCCTCGGACACCGTGCGCACCCGGATCTACACCGGGAAGCCGGCGCGCCTGCTGAAGACACGCTGGACCGAGGCATGGGCGGCCGAGGACGCCCCGGCCCCGCTCCCGATGCCGTTGCAGAACCTGCTGGTTTCCCACGCGCACAACCGAATCCACGCGGCGGGCGACCCGAGCGTGGTGTCCATGCCGGTCGGCCAGATCGTCGGCCGGATGAACCAGGTGCGGCCGGTGGCGGAGATCATCGACGAACTGGTCCGCGACTACGCGGCCGCACTGTCCCGTTTGGACAAAACAAGGTAG
- a CDS encoding class I SAM-dependent methyltransferase, whose protein sequence is MTEERNTGRIGREPQYEVFADEFAEHAESGAFNALYDRPTMLALLGDVRGAKVLDAACGPGLYAGELVSRGAEVTGMDQSPRMVELAKARVPSAEFRVHDLHDPFDWLPGGTFDAALFALAIHHLDDRVPALRELHRVLKPEGRLLVSTGHPTWDWLRTGGDYFQTELITETWTKGWRVSYWRQPLSAVCAEFSAAGFVIDELVEPKPDEQMAQHYPENYAQLSEAPAFLAFRLTKRGQSYATS, encoded by the coding sequence GTGACCGAGGAGCGCAATACGGGCAGGATCGGACGGGAGCCGCAGTACGAGGTGTTCGCGGACGAGTTCGCCGAGCACGCCGAAAGCGGTGCGTTCAACGCGCTCTACGACCGGCCGACCATGCTCGCCCTGCTCGGCGACGTGCGCGGGGCCAAGGTGCTCGACGCCGCCTGCGGCCCCGGCCTGTACGCCGGCGAGCTGGTCTCCCGCGGCGCCGAGGTGACCGGTATGGACCAGAGCCCGCGCATGGTGGAACTGGCGAAGGCACGCGTTCCGTCGGCGGAATTCCGGGTGCACGACCTGCACGACCCGTTCGACTGGCTGCCCGGCGGCACGTTCGACGCGGCACTGTTCGCGCTGGCCATCCACCACCTCGACGACCGCGTGCCCGCGCTGCGGGAGTTGCACCGCGTGCTCAAGCCGGAGGGCAGGCTGCTGGTCTCCACCGGGCACCCCACCTGGGACTGGCTGCGCACCGGCGGTGACTACTTCCAGACCGAGCTGATCACCGAGACGTGGACAAAGGGCTGGCGCGTGAGTTACTGGCGCCAGCCCCTGTCCGCGGTCTGCGCGGAGTTCTCCGCGGCCGGATTCGTCATCGACGAACTGGTGGAACCCAAGCCGGACGAGCAGATGGCGCAGCACTACCCGGAGAACTACGCGCAGCTGAGCGAGGCACCGGCGTTCCTCGCCTTCCGGCTGACGAAGCGCGGTCAGTCGTACGCGACCTCGTAG
- a CDS encoding thiolase domain-containing protein, whose product MPDVAVIGFAQAPNVRETPGTTNGVEMLVPLLADAYQQTGLSKQDIGFWCSGSSDYLAGRAFSFIAAVDAIGAFPPIHESHVEMDAAWALYEAWLKIRMGEVDTALVYGFGKSSAGQLRRVLALQLDPYFTAPLWPDSVSIAALQARAGLDAGLWSEKDLAEVAVRSRADAADNPFAQFSGSAGVAELLDSPMVADPLRRHDIAPITDGAAVIVLAAEDRARELVERPAVITGIEHRVDSPELGGRDLTRSPSTAAAGRAAGTDGVEVAELHAPFTHQELILRRELGLGDDVRINPSGGVLTGNPMFAAGLARIGEAAKRILAGTARRTLAHATSGPALQQNLVAVLERRD is encoded by the coding sequence ATGCCAGATGTCGCCGTGATCGGCTTCGCCCAGGCACCGAACGTGCGGGAGACCCCGGGCACCACCAACGGGGTGGAGATGCTGGTGCCGCTGCTCGCCGACGCCTACCAGCAGACCGGTCTGTCCAAACAGGACATCGGGTTCTGGTGCTCGGGTTCCTCGGACTACCTGGCCGGCCGCGCGTTCTCGTTCATCGCCGCGGTGGACGCGATCGGCGCCTTCCCGCCGATCCACGAGTCACACGTGGAGATGGACGCGGCGTGGGCGCTCTACGAGGCCTGGCTGAAGATCCGGATGGGCGAGGTGGACACCGCGCTCGTCTACGGCTTCGGCAAGTCTTCGGCCGGGCAGCTGCGCCGGGTGCTCGCGCTCCAGCTCGACCCGTACTTCACCGCGCCGCTGTGGCCAGACTCGGTCAGCATCGCCGCGCTACAGGCCAGGGCCGGGCTCGACGCGGGCCTCTGGTCCGAAAAGGACCTGGCGGAGGTCGCCGTGCGCAGCCGCGCGGACGCGGCGGACAACCCGTTCGCCCAGTTCTCCGGTTCCGCCGGGGTGGCCGAGCTGCTGGACTCGCCGATGGTGGCCGATCCGTTGCGGCGTCACGACATCGCGCCGATCACCGACGGCGCCGCGGTGATCGTGCTGGCCGCCGAGGACCGCGCCCGCGAGCTGGTCGAACGACCGGCGGTGATCACCGGGATCGAGCACCGGGTGGACTCACCCGAACTCGGCGGCCGCGACCTGACCCGCTCCCCCAGCACCGCGGCCGCGGGCCGGGCGGCCGGGACCGACGGGGTGGAGGTGGCGGAACTGCACGCACCGTTCACCCACCAGGAACTCATCCTCCGCCGCGAGCTCGGCCTCGGCGACGACGTCCGGATCAACCCGTCCGGCGGGGTGCTCACCGGGAACCCGATGTTCGCCGCCGGGCTGGCCAGGATCGGCGAGGCGGCCAAGCGCATCCTCGCCGGCACCGCCCGCCGCACCCTCGCGCACGCCACCAGCGGGCCCGCGCTGCAACAGAACCTGGTCGCCGTGCTGGAAAGGCGGGACTGA